Proteins from a genomic interval of SAR324 cluster bacterium:
- a CDS encoding NAD-binding protein, which yields VSAGMLLDIGYLWEHLGLVLAVLLAVLVFKLFILLVVAILLGMPLRTAWIAGFGLCQVGEFAFVLNTTGSRFQLLSPDNEQLFLTVIVLTMMLTSFLIAGSPQLTQSLLHLPWPRRLRAGLYKGLRLQIRSSRYDLQDHLVIVGYGINGRNVARAAKRAQVPYVVLETNPDTVRSEQTLGEPLVYGDATQKAVLNRVGIQQARTVVVVIAEATATRRIVSAVRELNPSVYLIARTRYVREVEELRHLGANEVVPEEFETALEIFDRVLTQYLVPRPEIDHLVEEMRSGNYGLLRQEALPETTEVSQEPNLHPEIQVTTLLLDAACSWNGQSLQEIHLRAEHGVSLVALRRQGKMLLDLSSETILQADDELFLIGSPEKMRQVAQLLRIEAV from the coding sequence GTTTCTGCCGGCATGCTGCTGGATATTGGTTATCTCTGGGAACATCTTGGGCTGGTGCTGGCTGTCTTGCTGGCTGTCTTGGTCTTCAAGTTGTTCATACTTTTGGTGGTGGCGATTCTCTTGGGAATGCCGCTTCGCACAGCGTGGATTGCGGGATTTGGTTTGTGTCAGGTAGGTGAGTTTGCCTTTGTGCTCAACACAACGGGTAGCCGCTTCCAGCTGTTGAGTCCGGACAATGAACAACTCTTCCTGACCGTGATCGTCCTGACGATGATGCTCACCTCTTTCCTGATTGCTGGATCCCCGCAATTGACGCAGTCCCTACTGCACCTGCCCTGGCCTCGACGTCTGCGAGCTGGGCTTTACAAGGGCTTGCGCCTACAGATTCGTTCTTCTCGCTATGATCTGCAGGATCACCTAGTGATTGTTGGTTATGGAATCAATGGGCGTAACGTGGCTCGAGCTGCCAAACGTGCACAGGTACCCTATGTGGTTCTGGAAACCAACCCTGATACGGTTCGTAGTGAGCAGACCCTGGGTGAGCCGCTGGTTTATGGTGATGCTACCCAGAAAGCGGTATTGAACCGTGTAGGAATTCAGCAGGCAAGAACGGTTGTGGTAGTGATTGCAGAAGCGACGGCAACTCGACGGATCGTTTCAGCAGTCAGAGAACTCAATCCCAGCGTTTACCTGATTGCTCGAACTCGTTATGTGCGCGAGGTGGAAGAGCTACGCCACCTGGGCGCCAATGAGGTGGTTCCTGAAGAATTTGAAACGGCACTGGAAATCTTTGATCGAGTGTTGACTCAGTACCTCGTACCCCGTCCAGAGATCGATCATCTCGTCGAGGAAATGCGCTCCGGGAATTATGGTCTGTTGCGTCAGGAAGCCCTTCCTGAAACCACTGAGGTTTCTCAGGAACCCAACCTTCATCCAGAAATTCAAGTAACGACCTTGCTGCTGGATGCTGCCTGCTCCTGGAATGGTCAGTCTCTACAAGAAATCCATCTTCGTGCAGAACATGGAGTGAGCTTGGTAGCTCTTCGCCGACAGGGGAAAATGCTGCTGGATCTTTCGAGTGAAACCATCCTTCAGGCGGATGACGAACTGTTTCTAATTGGCTCACCAGAAAAAATGCGACAGGTTGCTCAGTTGCTGCGAATTGAGGCAGTCTGA